One window of Chloroflexus aggregans DSM 9485 genomic DNA carries:
- a CDS encoding RNA polymerase sigma factor produces MAQPHDAARLARLSDETLMELVAAGDSTALAQLYDRHARVVYGLALRMLGAAEPAEEVVQETFWRVWKRAATFQMQGAFLPWMFGIARNLCIDELRRRQVRPMTSGAGEELLTSLPDQMQNVEQATLEAERRRLISNALADLPPDQREVIELAYFGGLSQREIAEHLQSPLGTIKTRIRLGLQKLKQALLHYGIDDHDHREC; encoded by the coding sequence GTGGCCCAACCCCACGATGCGGCTCGGTTAGCCCGTTTAAGCGATGAAACTTTGATGGAGCTGGTAGCGGCCGGTGATAGTACAGCGCTCGCTCAGCTTTACGATCGGCATGCGCGAGTCGTTTACGGTTTAGCGTTGAGAATGTTAGGAGCTGCCGAGCCGGCCGAAGAGGTTGTGCAAGAGACCTTCTGGCGGGTTTGGAAGCGGGCGGCTACGTTTCAGATGCAAGGCGCTTTCTTGCCGTGGATGTTCGGGATTGCCCGCAATCTTTGCATTGATGAGTTGCGGCGGCGACAAGTTCGCCCAATGACATCCGGTGCCGGTGAGGAGTTGTTGACGTCTCTACCTGACCAGATGCAGAATGTCGAGCAGGCGACACTGGAAGCAGAACGTCGTCGGCTGATTTCCAACGCCTTGGCTGATTTGCCGCCGGATCAGCGTGAAGTTATTGAATTGGCTTATTTTGGTGGGCTGTCGCAGCGCGAGATTGCCGAGCATTTACAAAGTCCTCTTGGAACGATCAAGACACGGATTCGGCTTGGTTTGCAGAAATTGAAGCAAGCGTTGCTTCACTACGGTATAGATGATCACGATCACCGGGAATGTTAA
- a CDS encoding heavy metal translocating P-type ATPase yields the protein MTTISNTAPRQRLTLLLNDEILEPAFVALTLIGIVTGLILEGSGAPESIILVVHLATYFFGGFYAVRAIIEALRHWSIEVDLLMVLAALGAGYLGDFTEGAILLFLFSLSNVLQAYAMRRTEQAITALMQLRPDTVTVHRDGRELDLPIEAVQVGDVIVLRPGDRVPLDGVIERGSGSFDESALTGESMPVQKGPGMAVLAGTLNQTGALEVRVTKPASESTLARIITMVSEAQARKARSQSFLEYFEQRYAIGVIVAVILFILAVPALTGADFADTFYRGMVLLTVASPCALVISVPASLLSAIAAGARRGVLFKGGVHLEELSKVRVIAFDKTGTLTFGKPTMTDLVPMNGVDEADLLAIVARAEQPSEHPIARAILQAAEERGITVAPPEQFTAVTGMGVRAMWEGVETLVGSPRLFAEAGVVMPSELSARADELMAQGRGSVLFVRRGEQWLGLVAVMDRERPDAAQRIAELRAAGIERIVMLTGDNPQVAEAMARRLGVDEVHAGLLPADKLRIVEQLRQRYGGVAMVGDGVNDAPALAAATVGIAMGAAGTDAALETADLVLMRDDLSAITYALRLSRRTQRVVWQNIIFALAVVVVLVTTTLTVGVPLPLGVVGHEGSTIIVVLNGLRLLMFR from the coding sequence ATGACCACCATTTCTAATACTGCACCCCGGCAGCGCCTGACGCTGCTGCTCAACGACGAAATCCTCGAGCCGGCCTTTGTCGCTTTGACCCTGATCGGTATCGTCACCGGTCTGATACTGGAAGGATCGGGTGCGCCGGAGTCGATCATCTTGGTCGTCCATCTGGCTACCTACTTTTTTGGCGGTTTTTATGCAGTGCGGGCCATCATCGAGGCCTTACGCCATTGGTCGATTGAAGTTGACCTGTTGATGGTATTGGCAGCGCTCGGTGCGGGCTATTTAGGCGATTTTACCGAAGGTGCGATTCTGCTCTTTCTCTTTTCGTTGAGCAATGTGTTGCAAGCCTATGCAATGCGGCGTACCGAACAGGCGATTACCGCGCTGATGCAGTTGCGCCCGGATACGGTGACGGTTCATCGCGATGGGCGTGAACTCGATCTGCCGATTGAGGCGGTGCAAGTGGGCGATGTGATAGTGCTTCGCCCCGGTGACCGGGTGCCGCTCGACGGTGTGATCGAACGGGGGAGCGGTTCGTTTGACGAATCGGCGTTGACCGGCGAGTCGATGCCGGTGCAGAAGGGGCCGGGGATGGCGGTGTTGGCCGGTACGCTTAACCAGACTGGCGCGCTGGAAGTGCGGGTAACCAAGCCGGCCAGTGAGAGTACGTTGGCCCGGATTATTACGATGGTGAGCGAAGCGCAGGCGCGTAAGGCGCGGTCGCAGAGCTTTCTTGAATATTTTGAGCAGCGGTATGCAATTGGCGTAATCGTTGCGGTGATTTTGTTCATCCTTGCCGTACCGGCGCTAACCGGAGCCGACTTTGCCGATACCTTCTACCGCGGAATGGTGCTGCTCACAGTCGCTTCGCCGTGCGCGCTCGTGATCAGTGTACCGGCTTCGTTACTAAGCGCGATTGCAGCCGGGGCGCGGCGTGGGGTGCTGTTCAAGGGTGGCGTGCATCTTGAGGAATTGAGCAAGGTACGGGTGATCGCTTTCGACAAAACCGGCACGTTGACCTTTGGTAAGCCGACAATGACCGATCTCGTGCCGATGAATGGGGTGGACGAAGCCGATCTATTGGCGATTGTGGCCCGCGCCGAGCAACCTTCAGAGCACCCGATTGCGCGTGCCATTTTGCAAGCCGCCGAAGAACGTGGGATCACGGTTGCGCCACCCGAGCAGTTTACGGCTGTGACCGGGATGGGTGTGCGTGCGATGTGGGAAGGGGTTGAGACACTGGTCGGTTCGCCGCGCTTGTTTGCCGAGGCCGGGGTGGTTATGCCGTCGGAGTTGTCGGCGCGGGCCGATGAGCTAATGGCGCAAGGGCGCGGGAGTGTGTTGTTCGTTCGGCGTGGCGAGCAGTGGTTGGGATTGGTAGCGGTGATGGATCGTGAACGGCCCGATGCAGCCCAGCGCATTGCCGAGTTGCGCGCTGCCGGTATCGAGCGGATCGTGATGCTGACCGGCGATAATCCGCAGGTGGCGGAAGCGATGGCGCGCCGGCTGGGTGTGGATGAGGTGCATGCCGGCCTGTTGCCCGCCGATAAGCTGCGTATCGTCGAGCAGTTACGCCAGCGTTACGGTGGTGTGGCGATGGTCGGCGACGGTGTGAATGACGCACCGGCGTTGGCGGCGGCGACGGTGGGAATTGCGATGGGGGCTGCCGGTACCGATGCGGCACTCGAGACGGCCGATCTGGTGTTGATGCGCGATGATTTGAGTGCGATTACTTACGCACTGCGGCTCAGCCGCCGCACCCAGCGCGTGGTCTGGCAAAATATTATCTTTGCGCTGGCGGTTGTGGTAGTGTTGGTGACAACAACATTGACGGTGGGTGTACCGTTGCCACTCGGTGTGGTCGGGCACGAAGGCAGCACGATTATTGTGGTGCTCAACGGGTTACGGCTATTGATGTTCCGCTGA
- a CDS encoding TrmB family transcriptional regulator: MVETNLLEQLTALGLTEYEARVYLALLTDYPATGYQISKLAGVPRSMVYEALGRLEARGAVLKSVEEKATLYRPISPAILLDRYEREAHERAEVLRNQLMPLFRHEENDRLWNFSGRREALAAARDLIEGAERELMLVLTDADVEALYPALAAAHARGVALGVILTGEAPFSFGQVVRHPKRETELHGMVETLIVVADEREFLIASGHLATTATVTTNRNMVLIARQFIWMELFAQRIFARLGEDLLARLDPEDRQVLHS, encoded by the coding sequence ATGGTAGAAACGAACTTACTCGAACAATTAACGGCGCTGGGGCTAACCGAGTACGAAGCACGGGTCTATTTGGCATTGTTGACCGACTATCCGGCTACCGGCTATCAGATCAGCAAGCTGGCCGGCGTGCCGCGGTCGATGGTCTACGAGGCGTTGGGGCGATTAGAGGCGCGGGGCGCCGTTCTCAAGTCAGTTGAAGAGAAGGCGACGTTGTATCGTCCGATCTCACCGGCCATTTTGCTCGACCGGTACGAGCGTGAAGCACATGAGCGGGCCGAGGTGTTGCGAAACCAGCTCATGCCGCTCTTTCGGCACGAAGAGAATGACCGCTTGTGGAACTTTAGCGGGCGGCGCGAAGCGTTAGCAGCGGCGCGCGATCTGATTGAAGGCGCTGAACGTGAGTTGATGCTGGTGCTGACCGACGCCGATGTTGAAGCACTCTATCCGGCGTTGGCTGCCGCCCATGCGCGTGGGGTTGCGCTGGGGGTGATTCTCACCGGTGAAGCGCCCTTTTCGTTTGGCCAAGTGGTGCGCCACCCCAAACGCGAGACCGAGCTGCACGGCATGGTTGAGACGCTGATCGTCGTGGCCGATGAGCGAGAGTTTCTGATCGCTTCCGGCCATCTGGCGACAACGGCCACCGTCACTACCAACCGCAACATGGTCTTGATCGCGCGCCAGTTTATCTGGATGGAGTTGTTTGCACAGCGCATCTTTGCCCGATTAGGCGAAGACCTACTCGCCCGTCTCGATCCAGAAGATCGACAAGTTTTGCATTCGTAG
- a CDS encoding CAP domain-containing protein — protein sequence MRARYAVALLFLLCLWCATIAAPPAPLAAQTDVRQQVIELTNQIRMAHALPPLKRNDNLQAAADWITQDNAGQNTLSHTDSLGRTIGQRFPAFGYNNYSLIAENLAAGYATPEVVVEEWMTSPGHRDNILRSGLCEIGAGYTYRSDSYYQRYWSQTFGCRWATYPVVINGEAAITESPNVQLYIYGSGWAQQMRLSNDGINWTEWRPYQSSYPWTLLDGSGERTVLVEIRNGATVYRNSDTIILQSAAPLITGPHRLFVPLVVR from the coding sequence ATGCGTGCTCGATATGCGGTTGCCCTCCTGTTCCTTCTCTGCCTGTGGTGTGCAACCATAGCGGCGCCGCCAGCGCCGCTCGCAGCGCAGACCGATGTTCGCCAGCAGGTGATCGAACTTACCAACCAGATTCGGATGGCTCACGCCCTGCCGCCGCTCAAGCGCAACGACAACCTGCAAGCCGCCGCCGACTGGATTACACAAGACAATGCCGGCCAGAATACGCTGTCGCACACTGACAGCCTTGGGCGCACTATCGGCCAGCGGTTTCCCGCGTTTGGTTACAATAACTATTCTCTGATCGCCGAGAATCTGGCAGCGGGATATGCAACGCCGGAGGTAGTGGTTGAGGAATGGATGACCAGCCCGGGCCACCGCGACAACATTCTTCGCTCCGGTTTGTGTGAAATCGGCGCCGGCTACACTTATCGGAGCGATTCCTATTATCAACGCTATTGGTCGCAGACGTTTGGCTGTCGCTGGGCCACCTACCCGGTGGTGATCAACGGTGAAGCGGCGATCACGGAGTCGCCAAACGTTCAGCTCTACATTTACGGTAGCGGTTGGGCGCAACAGATGCGACTCAGCAACGACGGCATCAATTGGACGGAATGGAGGCCATATCAATCCAGCTACCCTTGGACGCTACTCGATGGCAGCGGCGAGCGCACGGTCTTGGTGGAGATACGCAACGGCGCGACTGTTTATCGCAATAGCGACACTATTATCTTGCAGAGCGCCGCGCCGTTGATAACCGGCCCGCACCGGTTGTTTGTGCCGTTAGTGGTGCGGTAG
- a CDS encoding anti-sigma factor: MMDSSEQEQTDALLAAAALGSLDPADLAALEQVLAMSSTARAELQQLRETVALLPYAAAPVEPPSHVRDRLMARIAADQAQRTPPTRSPRPASWPAPAILTVLVVVIIGLGGLTLTLQRQVATLAASNQQLLTAIGELQQAVAAGEAQQAQLSGQLARYEQQIARLNEQIAQERLLVSFVSAPGVATRELRPTQAGLAARGEMYMYPGESQAVVVFSGLPPLQPDRVYRFWLSDGTQRIAAGTVQVDTAGFATLIVTAPREVNAFTEVMVTVEPATNASPGEGEVILSGTL; encoded by the coding sequence ATGATGGACTCCTCTGAGCAAGAGCAGACTGACGCCCTGCTGGCAGCAGCGGCATTGGGTAGTCTCGATCCGGCCGATCTGGCTGCACTCGAGCAGGTATTGGCAATGTCGTCCACTGCTCGGGCTGAGTTACAACAGTTGCGTGAAACGGTCGCGCTGTTGCCATACGCGGCTGCGCCGGTCGAGCCGCCTTCCCATGTGCGTGATCGGCTCATGGCACGGATTGCCGCCGATCAAGCGCAGCGAACGCCCCCAACGCGCTCACCGCGGCCTGCGAGCTGGCCGGCACCGGCAATCTTGACGGTGTTGGTCGTGGTGATCATCGGCTTAGGTGGGTTGACACTGACCTTGCAACGACAAGTAGCAACCCTTGCGGCGAGCAATCAGCAGTTACTGACGGCGATCGGTGAATTACAACAAGCTGTTGCTGCCGGAGAGGCACAACAGGCACAGTTGAGTGGGCAACTGGCCCGTTACGAGCAGCAGATCGCTCGCTTGAACGAGCAAATCGCGCAAGAGCGATTACTCGTCTCGTTTGTGAGTGCCCCCGGTGTCGCTACCCGCGAACTGCGTCCCACCCAAGCAGGTTTGGCGGCACGTGGCGAGATGTATATGTATCCGGGTGAATCACAGGCGGTGGTCGTGTTTAGTGGTTTGCCGCCGTTACAACCGGATCGCGTCTATCGGTTTTGGCTGAGTGATGGTACCCAGCGGATCGCGGCCGGTACCGTTCAGGTGGATACTGCCGGGTTCGCAACGCTGATTGTGACCGCACCGCGAGAGGTGAATGCGTTTACCGAGGTGATGGTGACGGTAGAACCGGCGACCAATGCCTCTCCGGGTGAAGGTGAGGTTATCTTGAGCGGGACGCTGTAA
- a CDS encoding dienelactone hydrolase family protein, with amino-acid sequence MQRLRRVLGWIGLVIGIAIVGVILSIPLDAVIGSGRVEELTNVTIPGPAGPIRAFVAEPATPGPHPAVIMIHEWWGLRPDIIEKATALAADGYVVVAPDTFRGASTTWIPRAIHQVSTTPPEQVQADLEAVFAWLTARPDVLADRIAVIGFCYGGRTSLLYTLHNPAIAATGIFYGMAEVDPEALRQIRGPVLGIFGGADASIPLSEVERLERDLRAAGVPTRFVVFPDQPHAFVGGIDSINAGGAPGEA; translated from the coding sequence GTGCAACGGCTGAGACGAGTGTTAGGGTGGATCGGGCTGGTGATCGGGATCGCTATCGTCGGGGTGATACTGAGTATTCCGCTCGATGCGGTAATCGGAAGTGGGCGGGTGGAGGAGCTAACCAATGTTACGATTCCCGGCCCCGCCGGCCCGATCCGGGCATTTGTTGCCGAGCCGGCCACGCCCGGCCCACATCCGGCGGTGATTATGATCCACGAGTGGTGGGGATTGCGACCCGACATCATCGAAAAAGCGACGGCACTGGCCGCCGACGGCTACGTGGTGGTCGCCCCCGATACCTTCCGTGGTGCGAGTACGACGTGGATCCCACGCGCGATCCATCAGGTTTCGACGACACCACCCGAACAGGTGCAAGCCGATCTCGAGGCGGTGTTCGCGTGGCTAACGGCGCGACCCGATGTGTTGGCAGATCGGATCGCCGTGATCGGTTTTTGTTACGGTGGTCGCACGTCGCTGCTCTACACACTCCACAACCCGGCGATTGCAGCAACCGGTATCTTCTATGGTATGGCGGAAGTTGATCCTGAGGCGTTGCGCCAGATTCGCGGCCCGGTGCTGGGCATTTTCGGCGGGGCCGATGCCTCTATTCCGCTGAGTGAAGTAGAACGACTCGAACGCGATCTGCGTGCCGCCGGAGTGCCGACGCGCTTTGTCGTCTTTCCCGATCAGCCACACGCTTTTGTTGGTGGCATCGATTCGATCAACGCCGGTGGTGCTCCCGGTGAGGCATGA